In Cyanobium sp. AMD-g, one genomic interval encodes:
- a CDS encoding calcium-binding protein has product MMLTAEQANLLLDSVETKEQLLDLIQRVDHRVDGAVTVLYSGVSGKFSSVGQKIVHSGAIAEALHESGNDVRTIDQAEVGKFLNLTKNTNNYNQKLANKLRQIFGDDEYGLRSFMDGDVVDGMRVNNGVWDRVSAKYVSDAVGEVVTFTGGASADRVFFQTELPLILSNPKVTSIDGIPIGAFRGMSVEEAFRVIVAASEIRTSRLKISIDEHGIPLQINQHYVVDARSFFEDSNVIEGKAPPPDTPMRSMADFIPPERVAAHREALQDIRKAQDNLAVHYRQDLQSQNALGTSRWLRAMDQLGHIADVVSLAAVAHDAKAAMDAGDQESAERILTEWALENAGAILAGRLASLAVAPLLAAGPLGWLAAGGLILSASMLGSAYADETAEFLADHLADLWDKGMQAMRDQFQTAERPYSCPLILDLDRNGVITLAESSSGIYFDHDGNGFAERTGWISPTDGLLVRDLDGSGTIESGAELFGNHTLLPDGSKASNGFEALRALDDNGDRFIDHLDSAWITLKVWLDGNSNGVVDKSELQTLNEVGVLRLGVGYTLSSLTDPQGNRHLQVGAFQASDGTMQSMNDVWFRVDQARTKWLHPVSLDEELASLPNLKGMGSVPDLHQAMASDLSGELRLILERWIQGSTVQREALIDPMIFYWAGVSSQQRTSNWNSIDGRLAVMERLLGQTYRQGWLDPRPVGVSVTMLHKAYEDFRLQLEDQLILQTDGWPILLHFVGPDGVIHPESSSTALESVFNYLEAHIIQSADFLKLFRLSRALRSLGDEGELILDRIQEYASSTESPSSIFYQLLSEYRLLQGVAPSNQLQGSDGKDLIIGGAGNDGLNGGSGRDWLVAGSGNDSLNGGIGDDVYVIAKGGDRKQISDQDHTVGNRDLLLFTNVLASDVSLVERHGSQLYVHYGNGDHVWVNNYFVSEAFRVETIQFADGSQWGDVDLRNRVVVGGATSGNDWLGGFTDMVNRIDGLDGDDQVHGGGFNDVLRGGNGNDWLNGGEGNDSLDGGAGNDGLNGGSGRDWLVAGSGNDSLNGGIGDDVYVIAKGGDRKQISDQDHTVGNRDLLLFTNVLASDVSLVERHGSQLYVHYGNGDHVWVNNYFASEAFRVETIQFADGSQWGDVDLRNRVVVGGATSGNDWLGGFTDMVNRIDGLDGDDQVHGGGFNDVLKGGNGNDWLNGGEGNDSLDGGAGNDGLNGGSGRDWLVAGSGNDSLNGGIGDDVYVIAKGGDRKQISDQDHTVGNRDLLLFTNVLASDVSLVERHGSQLYVHYGNGDHVWVNNYFASEAFRVETIQFADGSQWGDVDLRNRVVVGGATSGNDWLGGFTDMVNRIDGLDGDDQVHGGGFNDVLTGGNGNDVLHAGEGDDILDGGLGQDALYGGRGRDRLISGAGNDILNGGEGDDTYVIASSSSLNQISDYDPSPLSNDTVSFSSLMSTDLTSVRRQNLNLEINFVTGDQVLISNFFLAKEYRIESFQFSNGFTLTQADMLALIPPA; this is encoded by the coding sequence ATGATGCTTACTGCAGAGCAGGCAAATCTTCTGCTGGATTCAGTTGAAACAAAAGAGCAGCTTCTTGATTTGATTCAGCGGGTTGATCACAGGGTAGATGGAGCTGTAACCGTGCTGTATAGCGGCGTATCCGGCAAATTCTCTTCAGTTGGCCAGAAGATTGTGCACTCTGGTGCCATTGCAGAAGCGCTTCATGAGTCTGGAAATGATGTCCGAACAATCGATCAGGCAGAAGTTGGCAAGTTTCTTAATCTGACGAAGAACACGAATAATTATAATCAAAAACTTGCTAATAAGCTTAGGCAGATCTTCGGCGATGACGAATATGGGCTAAGAAGCTTCATGGATGGCGATGTTGTTGATGGAATGAGGGTTAATAACGGCGTTTGGGATCGGGTCTCAGCCAAGTATGTTTCGGACGCTGTTGGTGAAGTGGTTACGTTTACTGGAGGAGCCTCAGCAGACCGAGTGTTCTTTCAGACTGAACTCCCACTTATTCTAAGTAATCCAAAGGTAACAAGCATTGATGGAATTCCGATAGGTGCTTTTCGTGGAATGTCTGTGGAAGAGGCATTCCGGGTGATAGTTGCTGCATCAGAAATTAGGACGTCAAGGCTTAAAATATCCATCGATGAGCATGGTATTCCTCTGCAGATAAATCAGCACTATGTTGTTGATGCCCGAAGCTTCTTTGAAGATTCAAATGTCATTGAAGGCAAAGCCCCTCCCCCCGATACTCCGATGCGGTCGATGGCGGACTTCATTCCCCCGGAGAGGGTTGCTGCTCATCGAGAGGCGCTTCAGGACATCCGGAAAGCTCAGGACAACCTGGCTGTTCACTACAGACAGGATCTTCAGTCTCAGAATGCACTCGGTACATCCCGATGGCTCAGGGCCATGGACCAGCTGGGTCATATTGCCGATGTCGTCAGCCTCGCTGCCGTGGCCCATGACGCCAAGGCGGCCATGGATGCAGGAGATCAAGAATCTGCTGAACGGATACTGACCGAATGGGCTTTGGAGAATGCAGGGGCCATCCTGGCTGGCCGGTTGGCTTCACTTGCTGTGGCCCCCCTTCTGGCCGCTGGTCCGTTGGGTTGGTTGGCTGCTGGTGGACTGATCTTGTCCGCTTCCATGCTTGGCAGTGCCTATGCAGATGAAACGGCTGAATTTTTGGCTGACCACCTTGCTGATCTCTGGGATAAAGGCATGCAGGCCATGAGGGATCAATTCCAGACGGCGGAAAGGCCCTATTCGTGCCCACTCATTCTGGATCTTGACCGAAATGGTGTTATCACCTTGGCAGAGAGTAGCTCTGGAATCTATTTTGACCATGATGGGAATGGCTTTGCTGAAAGGACTGGGTGGATCAGCCCTACGGATGGTCTCTTGGTTCGTGACCTTGATGGGAGTGGCACCATCGAAAGTGGTGCTGAACTGTTTGGAAATCACACGCTGCTACCAGATGGGAGCAAGGCCTCCAACGGTTTTGAGGCCCTCAGGGCTCTTGATGACAATGGAGATCGCTTCATTGATCATCTTGATTCAGCGTGGATCACCCTGAAGGTCTGGTTGGATGGAAATAGTAATGGTGTCGTCGATAAAAGTGAGCTTCAAACCTTGAATGAGGTTGGTGTCCTTCGACTTGGGGTTGGCTACACACTGTCAAGCTTGACTGATCCCCAGGGTAATCGTCATCTTCAGGTCGGTGCGTTCCAGGCCTCCGACGGAACGATGCAATCGATGAATGATGTTTGGTTCCGAGTGGACCAGGCACGGACGAAATGGCTTCATCCTGTTTCGCTTGACGAAGAACTGGCAAGTCTTCCGAACCTGAAGGGGATGGGTAGTGTTCCGGACTTGCACCAGGCCATGGCCTCGGATCTGTCCGGTGAATTGCGGTTGATCTTGGAACGATGGATTCAAGGAAGCACCGTGCAGAGGGAGGCACTGATTGATCCCATGATTTTCTATTGGGCTGGAGTGTCTTCCCAGCAAAGAACATCAAATTGGAATTCCATTGACGGACGTCTGGCTGTCATGGAGCGCCTTCTCGGTCAGACCTATCGCCAGGGTTGGCTCGATCCTCGCCCCGTTGGGGTATCAGTGACGATGCTCCATAAGGCCTATGAGGATTTTCGTCTTCAGTTGGAAGATCAGTTGATCCTTCAGACGGATGGCTGGCCCATCCTGCTGCACTTCGTGGGACCTGACGGAGTTATTCATCCCGAGTCCTCAAGCACAGCTCTTGAGTCGGTTTTTAACTATCTTGAGGCTCACATCATTCAGTCCGCAGACTTTCTCAAGCTGTTCCGCCTGAGTCGAGCCTTGAGGTCACTTGGGGATGAGGGCGAGTTGATTCTGGACCGGATTCAGGAGTATGCATCGTCTACGGAATCTCCAAGCAGCATCTTCTACCAGCTTCTCTCTGAGTATCGATTGCTCCAAGGGGTCGCGCCATCCAATCAGCTGCAAGGCTCAGATGGAAAGGATCTGATCATTGGTGGAGCAGGGAATGATGGATTGAATGGTGGCTCAGGTCGTGATTGGCTGGTTGCTGGGAGTGGGAATGACAGCCTGAATGGAGGGATTGGTGATGATGTGTATGTGATTGCCAAGGGCGGGGATCGAAAACAGATCAGCGATCAGGACCATACGGTGGGCAACCGTGATCTGTTGCTATTCACGAATGTGCTGGCATCCGATGTGTCGTTGGTGGAGAGACATGGATCACAGCTGTATGTGCATTATGGAAACGGCGATCATGTGTGGGTGAATAACTATTTTGTATCGGAAGCCTTCCGCGTTGAAACGATTCAGTTTGCGGATGGAAGCCAATGGGGCGATGTGGATCTGCGAAATCGTGTGGTGGTGGGAGGAGCGACGTCCGGTAATGACTGGTTGGGTGGATTCACGGATATGGTGAACCGGATCGATGGTCTCGATGGCGATGACCAGGTGCACGGGGGTGGCTTTAATGATGTGCTGAGGGGCGGCAATGGCAACGATTGGCTGAATGGAGGAGAGGGTAATGATTCGCTGGATGGAGGAGCAGGAAATGATGGATTGAATGGTGGCTCAGGTCGTGATTGGCTGGTGGCTGGGAGTGGGAATGACAGCCTGAATGGAGGGATTGGTGATGATGTGTATGTGATTGCCAAGGGCGGGGATCGAAAACAGATCAGCGATCAGGACCATACGGTGGGTAACCGTGATCTGTTGCTGTTCACGAATGTGCTGGCATCCGATGTGTCGTTGGTGGAGAGACATGGATCACAGCTGTATGTGCATTATGGAAACGGCGATCATGTGTGGGTGAATAACTATTTTGCATCGGAAGCCTTCCGCGTTGAAACGATTCAGTTTGCGGATGGAAGCCAATGGGGCGATGTGGATCTGCGAAATCGTGTGGTGGTGGGAGGAGCGACGTCCGGCAATGACTGGTTGGGTGGATTCACGGATATGGTGAACCGGATCGATGGTCTCGATGGCGATGACCAGGTGCACGGGGGTGGCTTTAATGATGTGCTGAAGGGCGGCAATGGCAACGATTGGCTGAATGGAGGAGAGGGTAATGATTCGCTGGATGGAGGCGCAGGAAATGATGGATTGAATGGTGGCTCAGGTCGTGATTGGCTGGTGGCCGGGAGCGGGAATGACAGCCTGAATGGAGGGATTGGTGATGATGTGTATGTGATTGCCAAGGGCGGGGATCGAAAACAGATCAGCGATCAGGACCATACGGTGGGCAACCGTGATCTGTTGCTGTTCACGAATGTGCTGGCATCCGATGTGTCGTTGGTGGAGAGACATGGATCACAGCTGTATGTGCATTATGGAAACGGCGATCATGTGTGGGTGAATAACTATTTTGCATCGGAAGCCTTCCGCGTTGAAACGATTCAGTTTGCGGATGGAAGCCAATGGGGCGATGTGGATCTGCGAAATCGTGTGGTGGTTGGAGGAGCGACGTCCGGCAATGACTGGTTGGGTGGATTCACGGATATGGTGAACCGGATCGATGGTCTCGATGGCGATGACCAGGTGCACGGGGGTGGCTTTAATGATGTGCTGACTGGAGGAAATGGAAATGATGTGCTTCACGCTGGTGAAGGCGATGACATCCTCGATGGAGGGTTAGGTCAAGATGCCCTATACGGCGGGCGAGGCCGCGATCGTCTCATTTCTGGTGCTGGTAACGACATCCTTAATGGTGGCGAGGGCGACGACACTTACGTGATAGCAAGCAGTAGTTCGCTGAATCAAATCAGTGATTACGACCCTAGTCCGTTAAGCAATGATACGGTCAGCTTCTCAAGCCTGATGTCCACGGACCTGACTTCGGTTCGCCGACAGAATCTGAATCTTGAAATAAACTTCGTGACCGGAGATCAGGTGCTGATTTCCAACTTCTTTCTTGCCAAGGAATACAGAATTGAGTCTTTTCAGTTTTCCAATGGGTTTACATTGACACAGGCCGACATGCTCGCTCTCATCCCCCCGGCTTAA
- the hisIE gene encoding bifunctional phosphoribosyl-AMP cyclohydrolase/phosphoribosyl-ATP diphosphatase HisIE, producing the protein MELAGPELIATLRFDAAGLIPAVAQDWLDGAVLMVAWMNREAIERSLATGEVHYWSRSRQELWHKGATSGHFQKLRGLRYDCDADVLLLTIEQVGQVACHTGARSCFYEEGETATAGGADALPPPADVCTELARVINGRRECPEPGSYTNKLLEGGDNRILKKIGEESAEFVMACKDDDPAGIAGEAADLIFHLQVALAHHGVDWRRVQEVLAERRGAPRRE; encoded by the coding sequence CTGGAGCTGGCGGGCCCGGAGCTGATCGCCACGCTGCGCTTCGACGCGGCGGGCCTGATCCCGGCGGTGGCCCAGGACTGGCTGGACGGGGCGGTGCTGATGGTGGCCTGGATGAACCGGGAGGCGATCGAGCGCAGCCTGGCCACGGGCGAGGTGCACTACTGGAGCCGCTCGCGGCAGGAGCTGTGGCACAAGGGCGCCACCAGCGGCCATTTCCAGAAGCTGCGGGGCCTGCGCTACGACTGCGACGCCGACGTGCTGCTGCTGACGATCGAGCAGGTGGGCCAGGTGGCCTGCCACACCGGTGCCCGCAGCTGCTTCTACGAGGAAGGGGAAACGGCCACGGCGGGCGGTGCGGACGCCCTGCCGCCGCCGGCGGATGTGTGCACCGAGCTGGCGCGGGTGATCAACGGCCGCCGCGAGTGCCCGGAGCCCGGCAGCTACACCAACAAGCTGCTGGAGGGGGGCGACAACCGGATCCTCAAGAAGATCGGCGAGGAGAGCGCCGAATTCGTGATGGCCTGCAAGGACGACGACCCGGCGGGGATCGCCGGCGAAGCGGCCGATCTGATCTTCCATCTGCAGGTGGCCCTGGCCCACCACGGCGTCGACTGGCGCCGGGTGCAGGAGGTGCTGGCCGAGCGGCGCGGGGCGCCACGGCGCGAATGA
- a CDS encoding 6-carboxytetrahydropterin synthase — MSTPAAHTCSKSYGGFPCCHRQWRHPGHCRFVHGYSRSFTFWFAAHHLDVHGFVVDFSSLQPLRARLEQQFDHTFLVNHDDPLLAQWQALHEQGALDLRVMANVGMEASAELVWGWANEMLHQRDGGRSCCWRVEARENEANAARFTAVPAWFEAAATPQEPWPAP, encoded by the coding sequence ATGTCCACCCCCGCGGCCCACACCTGCAGCAAGAGCTACGGCGGCTTCCCCTGCTGCCACCGCCAGTGGCGCCACCCGGGCCACTGCCGTTTCGTGCACGGCTACAGCCGCAGCTTCACCTTCTGGTTCGCCGCCCACCACCTCGACGTCCACGGCTTCGTGGTCGACTTCTCCAGCCTCCAGCCCCTGCGGGCCCGGCTCGAGCAGCAGTTCGACCACACCTTCCTGGTCAACCACGACGACCCCCTCCTCGCCCAGTGGCAGGCCCTGCATGAGCAGGGTGCCCTCGACCTGCGGGTGATGGCCAACGTGGGCATGGAGGCCAGCGCCGAGCTGGTGTGGGGCTGGGCCAACGAGATGCTGCACCAGCGGGATGGCGGCCGCAGCTGCTGCTGGCGCGTCGAGGCCCGCGAGAACGAGGCCAACGCCGCCCGCTTCACCGCCGTGCCCGCCTGGTTCGAAGCTGCCGCCACGCCTCAGGAGCCCTGGCCGGCGCCGTGA
- a CDS encoding permease — MILTRLATAWALFQGLLIEALPFLLIGVLISAGARWFAPGGRWLRRLPSHPLLGPLTGAALGFALPACECGNVPVARRMLSGGAPLGAGLGFLFAAPVLNPIVIASTWAAFPDQPWLLLARPLGAVLVAVALALLLGLVPEPLLLQADLLAERRLHQPLAAVGLLERSSGLVGAPPASALSTEAAPVRPPLAELMKHASQEFLYLALLLVMGSVIAALVQSFVPRSWLLAVGGAPTLSILALMLLALVVSVCSSVDAFLALSFAAQVTPGALLAFLLLGPVIDLKLVSLLGLLFRPRGLVLTTAGAALMVLLIGQWVNLWRL; from the coding sequence GTGATCCTCACCCGTCTGGCCACCGCCTGGGCCCTGTTCCAGGGGCTGCTGATCGAGGCGCTGCCCTTCCTGCTGATCGGCGTGCTGATCTCCGCCGGCGCCCGCTGGTTCGCCCCCGGCGGCCGCTGGCTGCGGCGGCTGCCGTCCCACCCCCTGCTGGGTCCGCTCACCGGCGCCGCCCTCGGTTTCGCCCTGCCCGCCTGCGAATGCGGCAACGTGCCGGTGGCCCGCCGCATGCTCAGCGGTGGCGCGCCCCTCGGCGCCGGCCTCGGCTTCCTGTTCGCCGCCCCCGTGCTCAACCCGATCGTGATCGCCAGCACCTGGGCGGCCTTCCCCGACCAGCCCTGGCTGCTGCTGGCCCGTCCCCTGGGCGCCGTGCTGGTGGCCGTGGCCCTGGCCCTGCTGCTGGGCCTGGTGCCCGAACCGTTGCTGCTCCAGGCCGACCTGCTGGCCGAACGGCGCCTGCACCAGCCCCTGGCGGCGGTGGGGTTGCTGGAGCGCTCCAGCGGCCTGGTGGGGGCCCCGCCAGCGTCGGCGCTCAGCACCGAGGCCGCCCCGGTGCGGCCGCCCCTGGCCGAGCTGATGAAGCACGCCAGCCAGGAGTTCCTCTACCTGGCCCTGCTGCTGGTGATGGGCAGCGTCATCGCCGCCCTGGTGCAGTCGTTCGTGCCCCGCAGCTGGCTGCTGGCGGTGGGCGGCGCCCCCACCCTCTCGATCCTGGCCCTGATGCTGCTGGCCCTGGTGGTCTCGGTGTGCTCGAGCGTGGATGCGTTCCTGGCCCTCAGCTTCGCCGCCCAGGTCACCCCCGGGGCCCTGCTCGCCTTCCTGCTCCTGGGCCCGGTGATCGACCTCAAACTCGTCAGCCTGCTCGGGCTGCTGTTCCGCCCCCGCGGCCTGGTGCTCACCACCGCCGGGGCCGCCCTGATGGTGCTCCTGATCGGCCAGTGGGTGAACCTGTGGCGCCTGTGA
- a CDS encoding TIGR03943 family putative permease subunit, whose product MTPPLLQRAALWRAASLGLWALVMLYSSVDGRLDLLLRAVFHPLVALAGLLLLLVALLQLRLAFGPGRQERGDRRQARTLLLTAAIALLVLLLPPAPSFADLAGQRPRDETAESELSFVLPPAQRSLTDWVRLLRSQPDPKLFAGDPVRISGFVLPMEGEPPQLARLLVRCCLADASPVGLPVAWPAGQAPFPADQWLAIDGVMGLGPAPGGGERLEVVPSRIRPIPRPARPLEP is encoded by the coding sequence GTGACTCCCCCCCTCCTGCAGCGGGCCGCCCTCTGGCGCGCCGCCAGCCTCGGCCTCTGGGCCCTGGTGATGCTCTACAGCAGCGTCGACGGCCGCCTCGACCTCCTCCTGCGGGCCGTGTTCCATCCCCTGGTGGCCCTGGCCGGCCTGCTGCTGCTGCTCGTCGCCCTGCTGCAGCTGCGCCTCGCCTTCGGGCCCGGCCGGCAGGAGCGGGGCGACCGGCGCCAGGCCCGCACCCTGCTGCTCACCGCCGCCATCGCCCTGCTGGTGCTGCTGCTGCCACCGGCCCCCTCCTTCGCCGACCTGGCCGGCCAGCGCCCCCGCGACGAGACCGCCGAAAGCGAGCTCAGCTTCGTGCTGCCGCCCGCCCAGCGCAGCCTCACCGACTGGGTGCGGCTGCTGCGCAGCCAGCCCGACCCCAAGCTGTTCGCCGGCGATCCGGTGCGCATCAGCGGCTTCGTGCTGCCGATGGAGGGCGAACCGCCCCAGCTGGCCCGCCTGCTGGTGCGCTGCTGCCTGGCCGATGCCTCCCCGGTGGGGCTGCCCGTGGCCTGGCCCGCCGGCCAGGCCCCCTTCCCCGCCGACCAGTGGCTGGCCATTGACGGGGTGATGGGCCTGGGGCCCGCCCCCGGCGGCGGCGAGCGGCTGGAGGTGGTTCCCAGCCGCATCCGGCCCATTCCCCGGCCGGCCCGGCCCCTGGAACCATGA